The Micromonospora sp. NBC_01740 genome includes a window with the following:
- a CDS encoding DedA family protein, whose protein sequence is MPELLTEVATPAWAYLALLALLVADAFVPVIPTQVVMITGGALTVYGGLNLPVTIAVGALGVFVGDLACYLLGRGAPDRRAPRDAQRGRARRVASRVTQGLRRPGPLVILLCRFVPGGRMAACFSAGRSRYPYRLFLLYEGLAALAWATYGGLVGHLGGTALTESAWRLALIAGVAAAGFAAAGWAMTAVGARRAAESVAVPVVVAARRDAPGAE, encoded by the coding sequence GTGCCCGAACTACTCACTGAGGTCGCAACGCCGGCCTGGGCGTACCTCGCACTGCTCGCACTGCTGGTGGCCGACGCCTTCGTCCCCGTGATCCCCACCCAGGTCGTGATGATCACCGGGGGCGCCCTCACCGTGTACGGCGGGCTGAACCTGCCGGTGACCATCGCCGTCGGCGCGCTCGGCGTCTTCGTCGGGGACCTGGCCTGCTACCTGCTCGGGCGGGGCGCGCCGGACCGCCGGGCGCCGCGCGACGCCCAACGGGGCCGGGCCCGGCGCGTCGCCAGCCGGGTCACCCAGGGGCTGCGCCGACCCGGGCCGCTCGTGATCCTGCTCTGCCGCTTCGTGCCCGGCGGACGGATGGCCGCCTGCTTCTCGGCCGGCCGCAGCCGGTACCCGTACCGCCTCTTCCTGCTCTACGAGGGCCTGGCGGCGCTGGCCTGGGCGACGTACGGCGGGCTGGTCGGGCACCTCGGCGGGACGGCCCTCACCGAGTCCGCGTGGCGGCTGGCGCTGATCGCGGGGGTCGCGGCGGCCGGCTTCGCGGCGGCGGGCTGGGCCATGACCGCCGTCGGGGCCCGGCGGGCGGCCGAGTCGGTCGCGGTGCCGGTCGTCGTCGCGGCGAGGCGGGACGCGCCCGGGGCGGAGTGA
- the thrS gene encoding threonine--tRNA ligase, with the protein MIDHRRLGRELELFASDPLAGAGLPLWLPAGAAARHAVEEYVRELERRAGYRHVSTPPLGRRELFELSGHLGYFADDMFPPMRLSADDEFVLRPALCPHHALVFRARGRSYRELPLRIAELGGMYRAERSGVLGGLSRVRAISLNDAHNFCALEQVGEEVAEILRLIREAHAALGVRAAGFRLSLRGPGEKYVGDDAQWARAEELLRAALDGVEFTEAPGEAAFYGPKIDIQVRDAAGREFTLSTVQLDFDKPERFDLSYTDASGARRRPVMVHRSLVGSMERLFAYLIEVHEGAFPAWYAPVQLVVLPVGDDQAGAAARLARDALAAGLRVEVDGAGSLGSRIRDAARARVPYAAVVGPREAAEGAVSLRLRGGRALDPMPAADALRLIGAVVADRGPALLPTR; encoded by the coding sequence ATGATCGACCACCGCAGGCTCGGCCGGGAGCTGGAGCTGTTCGCCTCCGACCCGCTGGCTGGCGCCGGGCTGCCGCTCTGGCTGCCGGCCGGTGCCGCCGCCCGGCACGCCGTCGAGGAGTACGTCCGCGAGCTGGAACGCCGCGCCGGCTACCGGCACGTGTCCACCCCGCCGCTGGGCAGGCGGGAACTCTTCGAGCTCTCCGGCCATCTCGGCTACTTCGCCGACGACATGTTCCCGCCGATGCGGCTCTCCGCCGACGACGAGTTCGTGCTGCGGCCGGCGCTCTGCCCGCACCACGCCCTGGTGTTCCGGGCCCGGGGCCGCTCCTACCGGGAGCTGCCGCTGCGGATCGCCGAGCTGGGCGGCATGTACCGCGCCGAGCGCTCGGGGGTGCTCGGCGGGCTGTCCCGGGTGCGCGCCATCTCGCTCAACGACGCGCACAACTTCTGCGCCCTGGAGCAGGTGGGCGAGGAGGTCGCCGAGATCCTCCGGCTGATCCGCGAGGCGCACGCCGCGCTCGGCGTACGGGCGGCGGGGTTCCGGCTGTCGCTGCGCGGGCCGGGGGAGAAGTACGTCGGGGACGACGCCCAGTGGGCGCGGGCGGAGGAACTGCTGCGCGCCGCGCTCGACGGGGTGGAGTTCACCGAGGCCCCGGGGGAGGCCGCGTTCTACGGCCCGAAGATCGACATCCAGGTGCGGGACGCCGCCGGCCGGGAGTTCACCCTCTCCACCGTCCAGCTCGACTTCGACAAGCCGGAGCGGTTCGACCTGTCGTACACCGACGCGTCCGGGGCGCGGCGTCGACCGGTGATGGTGCACCGCAGCCTCGTGGGCAGCATGGAGCGGCTCTTCGCGTACCTGATCGAGGTGCACGAGGGCGCCTTCCCCGCCTGGTACGCCCCGGTGCAGCTGGTGGTGCTGCCCGTCGGCGACGACCAGGCCGGGGCGGCGGCCCGGCTCGCCCGCGACGCGCTGGCCGCCGGGCTGCGCGTCGAGGTCGACGGGGCCGGTTCGCTGGGCTCCCGCATCCGCGACGCGGCCCGCGCCCGGGTCCCGTACGCCGCCGTCGTCGGACCCCGCGAGGCGGCCGAGGGCGCGGTCTCCCTGCGGTTGCGCGGCGGCCGGGCCCTGGACCCGATGCCCGCCGCCGACGCCCTGCGGCTGATCGGCGCGGTGGTGGCCGACCGCGGCCCGGCGCTGCTGCCGACCCGCTGA
- a CDS encoding ABC transporter ATP-binding protein, translating into MPAERSMNFGPSARRLLGRLRPQRLQLVAVIALAVLSVGLSVVGPKVLGWATDLIFTGVIGRQLPAGTTADQAVAAARAAGNDNFADMLARMDVVPGEGIDFTALARVLLLALGLYLVASLLMWWQGWLLNGVVQRTVLRLRAEVEEKLNRLPLPYFDRQPRGELLSRVTNDIDNISTSLQQTLSQLLTSLLTVVGVLAMMFWISPLLALVALVAVPVSVVVTTAIAKRSQRQFIAQWEHTGELNGQIEEAFTGHELVKVFGRQREVEAAFTAKNDELFRASFGAQFISGIIMPAMMFVGNLSYVAIAVVGGLRVASGSMSLGDVQAFIQYSRQFTQPLTQVASMANLLQSGVASAERVFAVLDAEEQSPDPAEPARVRDPHGRVEFANVSFRYAPDKPLIEDLSLVAEPGHTVAIVGPTGAGKTTLVNLVMRFYELDAGRITLDGVDVTTMRRDDLRGRIGMVLQETWLFGGTIRDNIAYGRPGASEEEILAAARATFVDRFVRSLPDGYDTVIDEEGSNVSAGEKQLITIARAFLAEPSLLILDEATSSVDTRTEVLLQRAMAALRSDRTSFVIAHRLSTIRDADLILMMEDGRIVEQGTHEELLAARGAYHRLYRSQFTAALQPDPDPDPQPGLDLQAGPEPAPLEGSSR; encoded by the coding sequence ATGCCCGCCGAGCGGTCGATGAACTTCGGGCCCTCGGCCCGGCGGCTGCTGGGCCGGCTGCGCCCGCAGCGCCTCCAGCTCGTCGCCGTGATCGCGCTGGCCGTGCTCAGCGTCGGGCTCAGCGTGGTCGGGCCGAAGGTGCTCGGCTGGGCCACCGACCTGATCTTCACCGGGGTGATCGGCCGGCAGCTGCCGGCGGGCACCACCGCCGACCAGGCGGTGGCCGCCGCGCGGGCGGCCGGCAACGACAACTTCGCCGACATGCTCGCCCGGATGGACGTGGTGCCCGGCGAGGGCATCGACTTCACCGCGCTGGCGCGGGTGCTGCTGCTGGCACTCGGGCTCTACCTGGTGGCCAGCCTGCTGATGTGGTGGCAGGGCTGGCTGCTCAACGGGGTGGTGCAGCGCACCGTGCTGCGGCTGCGCGCCGAGGTGGAGGAGAAGCTGAACCGGCTGCCGCTGCCCTACTTCGACCGGCAGCCCCGGGGCGAGCTGCTCAGCCGGGTCACCAACGACATCGACAACATCTCGACGAGCCTCCAGCAGACGCTGAGCCAGCTGCTCACCTCGCTGCTCACCGTCGTCGGCGTGCTCGCCATGATGTTCTGGATCTCGCCGCTGCTGGCCCTGGTGGCCCTGGTCGCGGTCCCGGTCTCGGTGGTCGTCACCACCGCCATCGCCAAGCGGTCGCAGCGGCAGTTCATCGCCCAGTGGGAGCACACCGGCGAGCTGAACGGCCAGATCGAGGAGGCGTTCACCGGCCACGAGCTGGTGAAGGTCTTCGGCCGGCAGCGCGAGGTGGAGGCCGCCTTCACCGCCAAGAACGACGAGCTGTTCCGGGCTAGCTTCGGCGCCCAGTTCATCAGCGGGATCATCATGCCGGCGATGATGTTCGTCGGGAACCTCAGCTACGTGGCGATCGCCGTGGTCGGTGGCCTGCGGGTGGCGTCGGGGTCGATGAGCCTCGGCGACGTGCAGGCGTTCATCCAGTACTCGCGGCAGTTCACCCAGCCGCTCACCCAGGTCGCTTCGATGGCGAACCTGCTCCAGTCCGGGGTGGCCTCCGCCGAACGGGTCTTCGCCGTGCTCGACGCCGAGGAGCAGAGCCCCGACCCGGCCGAGCCGGCCCGGGTACGCGACCCGCACGGCCGGGTCGAGTTCGCGAACGTCTCCTTCCGGTACGCCCCCGACAAGCCGCTGATCGAGGACCTCTCCCTGGTCGCCGAGCCCGGCCACACGGTCGCCATCGTCGGGCCGACCGGGGCCGGCAAGACCACGCTGGTCAACCTGGTCATGCGCTTCTACGAGCTGGACGCCGGCCGGATCACGCTCGACGGGGTGGACGTGACCACGATGCGCCGCGACGACCTGCGCGGCCGGATCGGCATGGTGCTCCAGGAGACCTGGCTCTTCGGGGGCACCATCCGCGACAACATCGCGTACGGCCGCCCCGGGGCGAGCGAGGAGGAGATCCTGGCCGCGGCCCGGGCCACGTTCGTGGACCGGTTCGTGCGCAGCCTGCCCGACGGCTACGACACGGTGATCGACGAGGAGGGCAGCAACGTCAGCGCCGGCGAGAAGCAGCTCATCACGATCGCCCGGGCCTTCCTCGCCGAGCCGTCGCTGCTGATCCTGGACGAGGCGACCAGCTCGGTGGACACCCGCACCGAGGTGCTGCTCCAGCGGGCGATGGCCGCGCTGCGGTCGGACCGGACGAGCTTCGTCATCGCGCACCGGCTCTCCACCATCCGCGACGCCGACCTGATCCTGATGATGGAGGACGGCCGGATCGTGGAGCAGGGCACGCACGAGGAACTGCTCGCCGCGCGGGGCGCGTACCACCGCCTGTACCGGTCGCAGTTCACCGCCGCCCTCCAGCCCGACCCCGACCCCGACCCCCAGCCCGGCCTCGACCTCCAGGCCGGCCCCGAGCCCGCGCCGCTCGAAGGGTCGTCCCGGTGA
- a CDS encoding ABC transporter ATP-binding protein, translated as MLTRLLRTHLRPYHRPLAAVVLLQFVGTMASLYLPSLNADIIDLGVARGDTGYIMRTGGWMLAVSLIQIVCSVAAVYLGARTAMAFGRDVRSSIFGHVNRFSAREVARFGAPSLITRNTNDVQQVQMLVLMSCTMLVAVPIMSVGGVVMALREDVGLSWLMLVSVPVLAVALWLIIRRMVPGFRLMQTRIDTVNRVLREQITGIRVVRAFVREPYETDRFATANADLTATALRIGRLMALIFPVVMLVLNVSSVAVLWFGAERVDAGAIQVGALTAFLQYLMQILMAVMMATFMLMMVPRAAVCAERIVEVLDTDSSVVPAARPVTEVTSHGELELRDVAFQYPGAAEPVLRDVSFRVTPGTTTAVIGSTGAGKTTLLSLVPRLVDTTAGAVLVDGVDVRKLAPDELWRRIGLVPQRPYLFTGTVASNLRYGNPDATDAELWGALEIAQARDFVEAMPEGLAAPIAQGGTNVSGGQRQRLAIARALVRRPEIYLFDDSFSALDLGTDARLRAALRPVTADAAVVIVAQRVSTIVGADQIVVLENGGVVGIGRHDELLLTCPTYAEIVASQNTTEVVA; from the coding sequence ATGCTGACCCGGCTGCTGCGTACGCACCTTCGCCCGTACCACCGGCCGCTGGCCGCCGTGGTGCTGCTCCAGTTCGTCGGCACCATGGCGTCGCTCTACCTGCCCAGCCTCAACGCCGACATCATCGACCTGGGCGTGGCCCGGGGCGACACCGGCTACATCATGCGCACCGGCGGCTGGATGCTCGCGGTCAGCCTCATCCAGATCGTCTGCTCGGTCGCGGCCGTCTACCTCGGCGCGCGCACGGCGATGGCCTTCGGCCGGGACGTCCGGTCGTCAATCTTCGGGCACGTCAACCGCTTCTCCGCCCGCGAGGTCGCCCGGTTCGGCGCGCCCTCGCTGATCACCCGCAACACCAACGACGTGCAGCAGGTGCAGATGCTCGTGCTGATGAGCTGCACGATGCTCGTCGCCGTGCCCATCATGAGCGTCGGCGGCGTGGTGATGGCGCTGCGCGAGGACGTCGGGCTCTCCTGGCTGATGCTCGTCAGCGTGCCCGTGCTGGCCGTCGCCCTGTGGCTGATCATCCGGCGGATGGTGCCGGGCTTCCGGCTCATGCAGACCCGCATCGACACGGTCAACCGGGTGCTGCGCGAGCAGATCACCGGCATCCGGGTGGTGCGGGCGTTCGTCCGGGAGCCGTACGAGACGGACCGCTTCGCCACGGCGAACGCCGACCTCACCGCGACCGCCCTGCGGATCGGCCGCCTGATGGCGTTGATCTTCCCGGTGGTGATGCTGGTGCTCAACGTCTCCAGCGTCGCGGTGCTCTGGTTCGGCGCCGAGCGGGTGGACGCCGGGGCGATCCAGGTCGGCGCCCTCACCGCCTTCCTCCAGTACCTGATGCAGATCCTGATGGCCGTCATGATGGCCACCTTCATGCTGATGATGGTGCCGCGGGCGGCGGTCTGCGCCGAACGGATCGTCGAGGTGCTCGACACCGACTCCTCCGTGGTGCCCGCCGCCCGCCCCGTGACCGAGGTGACGAGCCACGGCGAGCTGGAACTGCGCGACGTCGCGTTCCAGTACCCGGGGGCGGCCGAGCCGGTGCTGCGCGACGTGTCGTTCCGGGTGACACCGGGGACGACCACGGCGGTCATCGGCAGCACCGGCGCGGGCAAGACCACCCTGCTGTCGCTCGTACCCCGGCTGGTCGACACGACCGCCGGCGCGGTGCTGGTCGACGGCGTCGACGTGCGGAAGCTGGCGCCGGACGAGCTGTGGCGCCGCATCGGGCTGGTGCCGCAGCGGCCGTACCTGTTCACCGGGACCGTGGCGAGCAACCTGCGCTACGGCAACCCGGACGCGACCGACGCGGAACTCTGGGGGGCGCTGGAGATCGCCCAGGCGCGGGACTTCGTCGAGGCGATGCCCGAGGGGCTGGCGGCGCCGATCGCGCAGGGCGGCACGAACGTCTCGGGCGGGCAACGGCAGCGGCTGGCCATCGCGCGCGCCCTGGTCCGGCGGCCGGAGATCTACCTCTTCGACGACTCGTTCTCCGCGCTCGACCTCGGCACGGACGCGCGGCTGCGGGCGGCGCTGCGCCCCGTCACCGCGGACGCCGCCGTGGTGATCGTGGCGCAGCGGGTCAGCACCATCGTCGGCGCCGACCAGATCGTCGTGCTCGAGAACGGGGGCGTGGTCGGGATCGGCCGGCACGACGAGCTACTACTCACCTGCCCGACGTACGCCGAGATCGTGGCGTCGCAGAACACCACGGAGGTGGTCGCGTGA
- a CDS encoding MarR family winged helix-turn-helix transcriptional regulator, translating to MELLTLRDVPIARLLVVAGHVTGQRWNRYLAEAHGLTQAGMVALMTLAEHGELAHRAVAEHCFVRPATLTGIVDTLERDGLVERQRDEADRRSVKIAITPAGRARIDALTAMIRSGQPLTSVDADPAKAAVIREFLLEVIGNGDHGTPEGSPAC from the coding sequence ATGGAACTGTTGACGCTGCGGGACGTGCCGATAGCGCGACTGCTCGTGGTCGCCGGGCACGTCACCGGACAGCGGTGGAATCGTTACCTGGCCGAGGCGCACGGCCTCACCCAGGCCGGGATGGTCGCTCTGATGACTCTCGCCGAGCACGGCGAACTGGCGCACCGCGCGGTCGCCGAGCACTGTTTCGTCCGGCCGGCCACCCTGACCGGCATCGTCGACACCCTCGAACGTGACGGCCTCGTCGAGCGGCAGCGCGACGAGGCCGACCGGCGCAGCGTCAAGATCGCGATCACCCCGGCCGGCCGCGCCCGGATCGACGCGCTGACCGCCATGATCCGCTCCGGGCAGCCGCTGACCTCGGTCGACGCCGACCCGGCGAAGGCGGCGGTGATCCGCGAGTTCCTCCTCGAGGTCATCGGCAACGGCGACCACGGCACCCCGGAAGGGAGCCCGGCATGCTGA
- a CDS encoding DoxX family protein translates to MAPLIALVAGTALARLAGLAGVAALDGWHPALRVGLALMFVVTGVAHFAPAYRADMIAMVPPRLPRPDLLVTVTGVLELVGAVGLLVPATARWTAAGLALLMLAMFPANVSAVRRGLTLAGRPATPLGPRTAEQILFVGVAVAISFGA, encoded by the coding sequence ATGGCTCCGTTGATCGCACTCGTGGCCGGCACCGCGCTCGCCCGGCTGGCCGGGCTGGCCGGAGTGGCCGCCCTCGACGGCTGGCATCCGGCGCTGCGGGTGGGCCTGGCGCTGATGTTCGTGGTGACCGGTGTCGCGCACTTCGCCCCCGCCTACCGGGCCGACATGATCGCGATGGTGCCGCCGCGCCTGCCCCGGCCCGACCTGCTGGTCACCGTCACCGGCGTGCTGGAGCTGGTGGGCGCGGTCGGGCTGCTGGTGCCGGCGACCGCCCGCTGGACCGCGGCCGGGCTGGCCCTGCTGATGCTGGCCATGTTCCCGGCGAACGTCTCGGCGGTGCGGCGCGGCCTGACCCTGGCCGGCCGCCCGGCGACCCCCCTCGGCCCGCGTACGGCGGAGCAGATCCTCTTCGTCGGAGTGGCCGTCGCTATTTCGTTTGGGGCCTGA
- a CDS encoding TetR/AcrR family transcriptional regulator — protein MTGTRGYHHGDLRRALLAAAVQVIEESGPAALSLRDLARRAGVSHAAPAHHFGDKAGLLTALATEGFHLLAEALHGAGGELLDRGVAYVDFAVRHRAHFEVMFRPDLYRADATELVAARQRAGAALHSGVAGLSERRLTAEDPQGDALAAWSIVHGFATLWISGALPPRVGDDPRKAAREVIHRLFPQP, from the coding sequence ATGACCGGAACGCGCGGCTACCACCACGGCGACCTGCGTCGCGCCCTGCTCGCGGCGGCGGTGCAGGTGATCGAGGAGTCGGGCCCGGCGGCGCTGAGCCTGCGCGACCTGGCCCGCCGGGCGGGCGTCTCGCACGCCGCCCCGGCCCACCACTTCGGCGACAAGGCCGGGCTGCTGACCGCCCTCGCCACCGAGGGCTTCCACCTGCTGGCCGAGGCGCTGCACGGCGCCGGCGGCGAACTGCTCGACCGGGGCGTCGCGTACGTCGACTTCGCGGTCCGCCACCGCGCGCACTTCGAGGTGATGTTCCGTCCGGACCTCTACCGGGCCGACGCGACGGAGTTGGTGGCGGCCCGCCAGCGCGCCGGGGCCGCGCTGCACTCGGGCGTCGCGGGGCTGTCCGAGCGACGCCTGACGGCGGAGGATCCGCAGGGCGACGCGCTCGCGGCCTGGTCCATCGTGCACGGCTTCGCCACGCTCTGGATCTCGGGCGCGCTGCCGCCGCGCGTCGGCGACGACCCCCGGAAGGCGGCCCGCGAGGTGATCCACCGCCTCTTCCCGCAGCCCTGA
- a CDS encoding GuaB1 family IMP dehydrogenase-related protein, whose protein sequence is MRFLHGAVPAHDLTYNDVFMAPVRSEVGSRLDVDLATPDGTGTTIPLVVSNMTAVSGRRMAETVARRGAIAVIPQDIPIEVVANVVAWVKQRHLVHDTAITLGPTDTVGDAIHLLPKRSHGAVVVIDEESRPVGVVTEADTVSVDRFAQLRHVMSTELHTVPADADPRTGFERLSAGRRRLAPVVDAEGRLVGVLTRQGALRATLYRPAVDDRGRLRIAAAVGINGDVTGKAAALLEAGVDTLVVDTAHGHQERMITALRAVRALDPAVPVAAGNVVTAEGVRDLVRAGADIVKVGVGPGAMCTTRMMTGVGRPQFSAVLDCAAAARQLGRHVWADGGVRHPRDVALALAAGASNVMIGSWFAGTYESPGDLYTDADGRRYKESFGMASARAVSARTADDSAYDRARKAVFEEGISSARMYLDPARPGVEDLIDEIIAGVRSAFTYAGARDLAEFHERALVGVQSTAGYTEGMPLPTSW, encoded by the coding sequence GTGCGGTTCCTTCACGGCGCGGTCCCCGCGCACGACCTGACCTACAACGACGTCTTCATGGCGCCCGTCCGTTCCGAGGTGGGTTCGCGGCTCGACGTCGACCTGGCCACCCCCGACGGCACGGGCACCACCATCCCGCTGGTCGTGTCGAACATGACGGCGGTGTCCGGCCGCCGGATGGCCGAGACGGTCGCCCGGCGCGGCGCGATCGCGGTCATCCCGCAGGACATCCCCATCGAGGTGGTGGCGAACGTCGTCGCCTGGGTCAAGCAGCGGCACCTGGTGCACGACACGGCGATCACGCTGGGCCCGACCGACACCGTCGGCGACGCGATCCACCTGCTGCCGAAGCGGTCGCACGGCGCCGTGGTGGTCATCGACGAGGAGAGCCGGCCGGTGGGCGTGGTGACCGAGGCGGACACGGTCAGCGTGGACCGCTTCGCCCAGCTCCGGCACGTGATGTCCACGGAGCTGCACACCGTGCCGGCGGACGCGGACCCGCGTACCGGCTTCGAGCGGCTCTCGGCGGGGCGACGCCGGTTGGCCCCGGTGGTCGACGCCGAGGGGCGCCTGGTCGGGGTGCTGACCCGGCAGGGTGCGCTGCGGGCCACCCTCTACCGGCCGGCGGTGGACGACCGGGGCCGGTTGCGGATCGCCGCCGCCGTGGGCATCAACGGCGACGTGACCGGCAAGGCGGCGGCGCTGCTGGAGGCCGGGGTGGACACGCTGGTGGTGGACACCGCGCACGGGCACCAGGAACGCATGATCACCGCCCTGCGGGCGGTCCGCGCGCTGGACCCGGCGGTCCCGGTCGCGGCGGGCAACGTGGTGACCGCCGAGGGCGTACGCGACCTCGTGCGGGCGGGGGCCGACATCGTCAAGGTCGGCGTCGGTCCGGGCGCGATGTGCACCACCCGGATGATGACCGGGGTGGGCCGGCCGCAGTTCTCCGCCGTGCTCGACTGCGCCGCGGCGGCCCGGCAGCTCGGCCGGCACGTCTGGGCCGACGGCGGCGTGCGACACCCGCGCGACGTGGCGCTGGCGCTGGCCGCCGGAGCCTCGAACGTGATGATCGGCTCCTGGTTCGCCGGCACCTACGAGTCGCCCGGCGACCTCTACACCGACGCCGACGGCCGGCGTTACAAGGAGAGCTTCGGCATGGCCTCGGCGCGGGCGGTCAGCGCGCGGACTGCCGACGACAGCGCGTACGACCGGGCCCGCAAGGCGGTCTTCGAGGAGGGCATCTCCTCGGCGCGGATGTACCTGGACCCGGCCCGTCCGGGCGTGGAGGACCTGATCGACGAGATCATCGCGGGGGTACGGAGCGCCTTCACCTACGCGGGTGCGCGCGACCTCGCGGAGTTCCACGAGCGGGCCCTGGTCGGCGTGCAGAGCACGGCCGGCTACACCGAGGGGATGCCGCTGCCCACCAGCTGGTGA
- a CDS encoding LysE/ArgO family amino acid transporter produces MAGSAAAGFSLAIALIAAIGAQNAFVLRQGLRREHVLPVVAVCAASDALLIALGIAGMGGATAEHPTALTAVRWLGAAFLLGYAALAARRALRPGALSPADRPPATLGATLLACLAFTYLNPHVYLDTVLLLGGVARQHPHHWVFGAGAVLASAVWFTVLGAAAHRLAPVLARPVAWRVIDGTVAVVMVAVAATLLFD; encoded by the coding sequence GTGGCCGGCTCCGCCGCCGCCGGCTTCTCCCTCGCCATCGCGCTGATCGCCGCCATCGGCGCGCAGAACGCCTTCGTCCTGCGGCAGGGCCTGCGCCGCGAGCACGTCCTGCCGGTCGTCGCCGTCTGCGCCGCGTCCGACGCGCTGCTCATCGCGCTCGGCATCGCCGGCATGGGCGGCGCGACGGCGGAGCACCCCACCGCCCTCACCGCCGTCCGGTGGCTCGGCGCCGCGTTCCTGCTCGGGTACGCCGCGCTGGCCGCCCGCCGCGCGCTGCGTCCCGGCGCGCTCTCCCCCGCCGACCGGCCGCCGGCCACGCTCGGGGCGACGCTGCTGGCCTGCCTCGCGTTCACCTACCTCAACCCGCACGTGTACCTCGACACCGTCCTCCTGCTCGGCGGGGTGGCCCGCCAGCACCCGCACCACTGGGTCTTCGGCGCGGGCGCCGTGCTGGCCAGCGCGGTCTGGTTCACGGTCCTCGGCGCCGCCGCCCACCGGCTCGCGCCCGTGCTGGCCCGCCCCGTGGCCTGGCGGGTGATCGACGGGACGGTGGCCGTCGTGATGGTGGCGGTCGCGGCCACCCTGCTGTTCGACTGA
- a CDS encoding LysR family transcriptional regulator ArgP: MLDTTQLRTFAAVVREGSFEAAARSLHVTPSAVSQRLKALEQSVGQVLVQRTKPCRATDAGRPLLRLAGQVALLEREALDAARPALGGPAPTRVTVVANGDSLGTWFVGALARLPTELALLFDVRRDDEDHTAELIRDGTAMAAVTAQREAVQGCRVERLGAMRYVALAETGFAARHFPDGLTEAALASAPMMAFDRKDQLQQRFARTVTRRRLDPPVHYVPSFDGFNEAVRLGLGWGMVPERIARADVAAGRCVDLGAGRHLDRPLYWQHWRVDSATLDALTAAVRTVAGAELR, from the coding sequence ATGCTGGACACCACGCAGCTCCGGACCTTCGCCGCGGTGGTCCGCGAGGGCAGCTTCGAGGCGGCGGCGCGGTCCCTGCACGTCACCCCCTCGGCCGTCAGCCAGCGCCTCAAGGCGCTGGAGCAGTCCGTCGGTCAGGTGCTCGTCCAGCGGACGAAGCCGTGCCGGGCCACCGACGCGGGCCGGCCGCTGCTGCGGCTCGCCGGGCAGGTGGCCCTGCTGGAACGGGAGGCGCTGGACGCCGCCCGGCCCGCCCTCGGCGGGCCCGCGCCCACCCGGGTGACGGTCGTGGCGAACGGGGACTCGCTGGGCACCTGGTTCGTCGGCGCGCTGGCGCGACTGCCCACCGAGCTGGCGCTGCTGTTCGACGTCCGCCGGGACGACGAGGACCACACGGCGGAGCTGATCCGCGACGGCACGGCGATGGCGGCTGTGACCGCGCAGCGCGAGGCCGTGCAGGGCTGCCGGGTGGAGCGGCTGGGCGCCATGCGGTACGTCGCCTTGGCCGAGACCGGGTTCGCCGCCCGCCACTTCCCCGACGGTCTCACCGAGGCCGCCCTGGCGTCGGCGCCGATGATGGCGTTCGACCGCAAGGACCAGCTCCAGCAGCGGTTCGCCCGCACCGTCACCCGGCGTCGGCTCGACCCGCCGGTCCACTACGTCCCGTCCTTCGACGGCTTCAACGAGGCGGTGCGGCTCGGGCTCGGCTGGGGGATGGTCCCGGAGCGGATCGCCCGCGCCGACGTCGCCGCCGGACGCTGCGTCGACCTCGGCGCCGGGCGTCACCTGGACCGCCCGTTGTACTGGCAGCACTGGCGGGTGGACTCCGCCACCCTGGACGCGCTGACGGCCGCCGTCCGAACGGTGGCGGGCGCCGAACTGCGCTGA